From the genome of Solidesulfovibrio carbinolicus, one region includes:
- a CDS encoding terminase small subunit → MSDKAAPPTTSPSPSASPSTSPAPSISPAATPAAAEQTLTDQQRRFVEEYLVDCNATLAAGRAGYSARSARQAGARLRALPHVRRALEAAMAARSDRLGVSQDRVVLELARLAFADMRDFASWGDGCVRLRPSEELTEDQAACVSEIVETPGKGVRVKLFGKQPALAALARHLGLREGGGKGAGRGDAGPDAASGEGARPLTVVTWVPFPDAPPPEEPEDGPGE, encoded by the coding sequence ATGTCCGACAAAGCCGCGCCCCCTACCACCTCACCTTCGCCTTCCGCCTCCCCTTCCACCTCTCCTGCCCCGTCCATCTCCCCTGCCGCTACCCCCGCTGCCGCCGAACAGACGTTGACGGACCAGCAGCGGCGGTTTGTGGAGGAGTATCTGGTGGACTGCAACGCCACCTTGGCGGCCGGTCGGGCGGGCTACAGCGCGCGCAGCGCCAGGCAGGCCGGGGCGCGGCTGCGGGCGTTGCCCCATGTGCGGCGGGCGCTGGAGGCGGCCATGGCGGCGCGCAGCGACCGGCTGGGGGTGAGCCAGGACCGGGTGGTGTTGGAGTTGGCGCGGTTGGCGTTTGCCGACATGCGGGATTTTGCCAGTTGGGGGGACGGCTGCGTGCGGCTGCGGCCGTCGGAGGAGCTGACCGAGGATCAGGCGGCCTGCGTGTCGGAGATCGTGGAGACGCCGGGCAAGGGGGTGCGGGTGAAGCTTTTCGGCAAGCAGCCGGCCCTGGCCGCCTTGGCGCGGCATTTGGGGTTGCGCGAGGGCGGCGGCAAGGGGGCCGGGCGCGGCGACGCCGGGCCGGACGCGGCGTCCGGGGAGGGGGCGCGGCCGCTGACGGTGGTCACCTGGGTTCCGTTTCCGGACGCGCCGCCGCCGGAGGAGCCGGAGGACGGCCCGGGGGAGTAG
- a CDS encoding polymorphic toxin type 44 domain-containing protein has product MGNSDYGTPEQRLRWEQMEAETTLEIASFYAIQNKLTQIANGTYFQAPETKQSSTFRAPIISIPQSPPGTAIDMNIRQAQESLNPFWFIEMVRPRGPWDFKTQTLNYEGFGNFNYGATALAFGIPEKVALRAAGIVHVFTNKSKKMFENGEIINGISEFKVSFQGPPYGDSQKDQDMIKNGFRYYKEVYLNRFGDGTHEQKDFLLNMYKKVIVDKHPALGFYARHLIEQIDP; this is encoded by the coding sequence ATGGGCAACAGCGATTACGGTACTCCGGAGCAGAGGCTTCGCTGGGAGCAGATGGAAGCGGAAACAACGTTGGAAATCGCGAGTTTCTACGCCATACAAAACAAGCTCACGCAAATTGCCAATGGAACATATTTTCAAGCGCCCGAGACTAAACAAAGCTCAACTTTCCGAGCGCCAATTATTTCTATTCCACAAAGCCCTCCTGGCACAGCCATTGACATGAACATCCGACAAGCACAAGAAAGCCTTAATCCTTTTTGGTTTATAGAAATGGTTCGACCTAGAGGCCCATGGGATTTCAAGACACAAACACTTAATTATGAAGGCTTTGGGAATTTTAACTATGGCGCAACGGCTCTCGCCTTTGGAATTCCAGAAAAAGTAGCGTTACGCGCAGCTGGCATTGTCCATGTGTTTACAAACAAAAGCAAAAAAATGTTCGAAAATGGAGAAATCATCAATGGTATTTCAGAATTCAAAGTGTCATTCCAAGGCCCTCCGTATGGTGATTCGCAAAAAGACCAGGACATGATTAAAAACGGGTTCAGATACTATAAAGAAGTATACCTAAATAGGTTTGGGGACGGCACCCACGAGCAAAAAGATTTTCTTCTCAATATGTATAAAAAAGTAATTGTAGACAAACACCCGGCCCTTGGATTTTATGCTCGACATCTCATCGAGCAGATAGACCCATAG